TGTCGCTGTGACTGGATGGaattaaaaatgttgctgtGACTGGATGGAATTAAAAACGTTGCTGTGACTGGATGGAATTAAAAACGTTGCTGTGACTGGATGGAATTAAAAACGTCGCTGTGACTGGATGGAATTAAAAACGTGTCGCTGTGATTGGATGGAATTAAAAATGCGTGGCTGTGATTGGACAGAATGAAAAACGCGTGGCTGTGATTGGACGGAGCGGCAGCTGTGGAAACATCTGTCTGATCTGAACATCTGTGCAGGTTTTGCAGCTTCATGTTGAAAAGTGGAGgtttaatgaaaaaaactttctgaagagtttcatttagatttttttctttgtatttattattattattttttttaattttattacttatatctgtgtattattttaattatttctataTACACAGttaatgttttaaatcattttatttatttattttccaaactgcttctgtttttgttttgttttttgcattttgttagtAGCATTAATACATATTATAGTAATTAATttataaatgtttctttttttcctctaaaacattcagtcatggtgtcttatttttctcagtgttttacagaaatcttaatataataatatccATAAATGTAGttggttttatttcattattttccagcggagttcatttttatttatataattattCCTTCATTAAATTAAAGATGCATTTGTCTGTCAGGAAATTATCCTCACTTCTGTTTGCTGCCGGAGGAATAAATccgatttctttcttttaaaacactaaattaattaatttatcataactttaaatatttttaatgcctTTCAGTTTGTATCAGTTTATGTTAATATTCATTAGAAGTAtctgctttttgtctgtttggcctgtattttattttattttatttttaacaacacCACActgatttaattaatttagttttattttagttacttaaaaacaaaacagcaaatagtTCCTTAAATATCCTGTAACCTGTACATTGTTTGGTggtggttctttttttttttttttttttaacttttattattttttttaaaattttttattattaccaGTTTGATGAAGGATTCTGTTCTGTTCCTCATGGTTTAATGGTCTTCttcttctattattattattattattattattattattattattattattattattattattattattattattatttttattattatttttttattattacacatgcgacatttctttaaatgtcttaaatgttttaatatttgtcatttcttaAAAACCTTTTGGAGCTTTTTTTAAGCCACAGATTATTTCATTGGTTTTTCTGTGAACAAATTGAACGTTTTcattttctgatcatcaatcaAAGCAGCTGCTTccaataatcaatcaatcaatcaatcaatcaatcaatcaatcaatcaatcaataaatcggcgctaaaagaaaaaaatcagctcAGAGCGACTTTCTGCTGCTGCGACACAAAAACCTCggatttagtttaaaaaatggttttaaaaaagacagaaaattaaaaaaaaatagcctcaAAATTCAATCAAGAGAAAGTAGGAGCattattcataataataataataataataataataataataataataataataataataataataataataataatttcattttctttcttttttttaggaagAAAAACCCAGAAATCTGTGAAACATTTCGATAATCTGAAGTTTAGCATTGCAGATGCAGGATTATTGATAATAATTAACATTAATAATTAACATTAATTATAGGAACATCTCAGAGAAACTCGATCAGACTGAAGTAAAATAGCAGCAAAGTTTTCTGACAATTCtcagcaggaaagaaaaaaagctgcaaaagtcccaaagcagagagaaaatatgaaatatctgcattttaataggtggaaaaatatgacttctaatttaaaatgtttccgATTCAGCAAACTTTAAGAAATgcgaagaaaagaagaaaataagaaacGAGCTCCAAgctgaaatgtgtaaaaaaaaaacaaagaaaaacaaaaaaaaaaaaactaaaatttaaaataactgcagcggaaaacatcaaatttctgtttaaaatgtgtccaagacTCAAGTTCTGcaagaaaatcaaataaaactgaaaacaaacagtttagATCCGCGTCTAAATGTGTTAATAATGAGAATACTAGCAGaaggaaaagagaaataaaCGAATTATTACAAATAAACTTAATATAAACGGGAGAAAATGGTGTTTTCGTGTAATAAATGGTGTTTTTCCTGCTCTATTGTCGCATTTTACCTTTTATAAATGTGTGAAGTTGAGATTCTGCAGGAATAAATTCagtaaaagcagctgaaacGGCGCCGTCCAAACGAaatggaataaaacaaaacactgaagaacACGAGTCAGAAATATGAGGAATATAaagaaaagtgtgatttttaaaCGCAGTAAATGGATTTCCTGCTTCTGTGTTGTTCAGCTGCGATCaggtcagaaaataaaaaaacagaaaaataactgCAGAAAATCGGATTAggagaaataaattattttcttgttaaatgtgTGTGAAGCTGACGGAGAATAAAAACTATTAACACTCTTTTAAAAACTGAGAATTAATTCGATGATTTTAGAGAAATTCGTTTAATTTTCCTGCTTCTTTTTTAAAcgtttgtgaaaaataaaactgtaaaaaacgaAAACAGCTCGTGAATAACCCCGTGAATAAACGGCAGTAAATGCTCCTGACGTCCCTCAGCGGCTCACCTGTGAAGCGGTGTCCCAGGTAGCGGCTCCGCAGCACCCAGGGGTAGAAGCTCAGCGCGTCCCGGTGCTGCGGGCTGAAGAAGCTCTGCGGAGGGATCTGCAGCGGGTGCAGCGGCAGCCCGCCGGGGCCCTGCGTGTGCGTCCCGGGCTCCTGCAGCACCATGTCGGGCCCCGCGGAGAACAGAGTCCGGCCGCTGCCGCCCTGGAAGCCGAACACCCCGGCGGCGGCCGAAGGGTGCAGGGACTCCGGGAAGCGCAGCGCCGTGGGCCGGATGGGCTCGTCCCCGGAGCCGCTCGCCTCCTTCCCGACCAG
This Amphiprion ocellaris isolate individual 3 ecotype Okinawa chromosome 13, ASM2253959v1, whole genome shotgun sequence DNA region includes the following protein-coding sequences:
- the LOC111585390 gene encoding homeobox protein EMX1-like, which encodes MFQHGSGKKCFTIESLVGKEASGSGDEPIRPTALRFPESLHPSAAAGVFGFQGGSGRTLFSAGPDMVLQEPGTHTQGPGGLPLHPLQIPPQSFFSPQHRDALSFYPWVLRSRYLGHRFTGEPLRDVRSIYCRLFTGLFTSCFRFLQFYFSQTFKKEAGKLNEFL